From the Glycine max cultivar Williams 82 chromosome 11, Glycine_max_v4.0, whole genome shotgun sequence genome, the window TTACAgcttaacagaaaataaaaaaatgttaaccaaCTAACTCCTACCTATCACTAAACAAGGTCTGAATTGACTCCAAGCTTCAACAAGTATCCTATGTATGCCTCTAAATGGTTTTGTAGCATGTTCTTGGTAGGTTCAATGGGGTGGAGTTTCTGTTGCAAATGAAGGGCAAAACTATGATGTTTGTGGGTGACTCACTAGGGCGCAACCAATGGCAGTCACTGATTTGCATGATATATGATGTAGTTCCTCAGACACAAACACAATTGGTCAGAGGGGAACCATTCTCAACCTTCAGATTCTTGGTTAGTGTGAACACATTAATTTCTTCTGAGCAATCATAATGTTTATTTTACTcacttgacatttttttaacaactaTTGAGGTTTTAGATTTAGGCCATGATGTTGTGCAATTAATTACCTTACccctattattatttttctgggcaaaatttctcaattttttggTTTAGGGAAAAGGAAAGTAAGCACAATGGTTTTGCAGCAGGTAGGGATGGGTAAATGGGTCGGTCCGTCCCGTGTAAGGTCCGCTTGCATAAACCCACATTGGCAGCGGACCGGGTCAGTCCGCCCCGCTTCTTGCacggaccaaataaattggtccgcCCCCACTCCTCGGACCTCGCAGGTCAAACGGGCCGGTCCGCGggcctagttttaaaagaatttcaattttaataaaatacaatacaatcaaattaagttcaatacaaatgtaaataaaatctaaataattagtcaattacatcaataaaataaataatgtattaacaaaagaaaatccaagcaataaatctaaaatatgaaatttaaacatctccaacaacaaatgattctATATTTGAAGTAGCTTGAGCCTTCTCCATCTCCACATTTAAGAGTACAACAACAATGAATCAGCCTcaacaaaaataggataaaaataaattatagagagagaagagatgtACTTTGTGTGGTGGCGCAGTGGTAGGCTGAGGTTGTGCCGCTGTGGTGTGTTGCGTGACTGCGTGGTGGAGAAAAACCGTGAGGAGAAAAAGTGTTCTTAGCTTGCTACAATGATAACTGTTAAATATGATgtgagctattttttataataaaaatatattgaaatatctttaaaaatatttatttaacagttatttttagctcaaatgataagaaaagaattgatatttttattatttatggtttgcagatatgaaaaagatagattaaaaaaaaagatcgagaaaatatcaaaaaggaagatttttagcatgttattacttatctttttatcttaatcttttatttttgttatcttttatttttcttatcttatccttttttatctttaacatcttttaatttaaaccttttatttttatctttaaatctttatcttatctaatatatttctttatctgttattgtaaaagaaatgtttaaagtgaaaaagagaaaatcaaacctaatataGTCCGCGGGTTAAGCGAAGCGGAtccaaaaatatgacataaccatggaccttttaaaaaaaaataatccataaCTCGCGTGGACTACAGACCCCGTGAGTCAGTCCATAGACTTAAACCCGTTTACCCACCCATAACAGCAAGAGAACAGTATGTGTTGTGTCCCTTCTTGCTATAGGCTACATTCAAAATTAGATATTTTGAATAGGACAAAGTATATGTTTGCAAAAGGTGGTGTGAGGGGGACCCAATTTTACTATTAAGCCATTATTTTTTAGGACAAAGTATCTCTTTGCAAAAGGTGGTGTGAGGGAGACcttaaaaatttctaattagttgattgtgtaaaacttttttactaataatacatagaaattaaactcattactaaatatttccttaaaaaaaaaaaggaaaaactacccattttcattttcttctttttttaaatttggtaTTTGGGTTATTGAGTGCAGGTGGGATTATATGGAATTAGGAGGCAAATACTACCAAGATATGGATCGTTTAGCAGCTTTGGAAAGGGGTAAGAAAACATGGGCTAACTGGGTGGACTCCAATATTGATAGAAGCAGAACCAAAGTGTTCTTCCTGGGAATTTCTCCTTCACATACCAAGTATGGACTCttactctctctttctctgaCATTATTGTACTATATAACATGTGTCGTATGTCTAGGCTTCTTGATTGTGTTTGTTCAATTTTAATAGCATATCCAAACCGGACACATTTGCATTCTTGGATTTGGATAGTTTACCTTAGTATGGTGGTGCCCCCTATGTTGTGACTTGTCATTTTATAAGCTAACCAATAATTTTCCTAAAGTTTTGAATGATGCAGTTAGTAATTTTAGTCACAGATTTGAATCTTAAAGTAAACAAGagtaaagtaattttatttattagtgagaaaattaattattaatatttatagtgggttttttttttcttttcgagAGCAACGTATTTATAGTTTGTTATGTATATGTACGCAATAtcaactaatatttatttttccatcaactattgaaatgatttattttactctttaaagtaaattacttattttaattttagttcctCGACTAGATCCGTAAAAGAATGCACTCTGTTGGCTAAAGATTTGTTACATTTGTATTATGTTGGTTAATATCATGTGCACGATGCTTAATAGCATACACTATATACATTTTTGTTGTTTGATCATATTGTTCAACTTTACTTTAGTGACTATATAATATAACATATGTATGTGTATACGTATTTTGAaatggtaaaaataaaaaattggagcTATGCAATTTGTGCAAAGGCACCTTTTTGTCGCTTTCGTGGTCACATGAAGTGCAGTTGGCACTTTTATTGCCCTTCCATAGTTCTACAGTCCAATATTCCGATTCAATTTGGAGAAAGTTAGATCACGGTTATGCATGGCCTGAGAAAATTTCGATTTTTTCTATCCAAATGTCGCTGAAATAAAATACATGCATCATCCTATTTTAAACGCCTACTAAATACGTTTTGTCCAGAAGAACAAAGActacatatatttatttgtggGCCCATTTCAtacattttgttcttttttgtgAACTTCTTATTCAACATATGCTTAAATGTCATAGGACAGTGACTTGGTGGATGTGTTTTGCACCacattatttaaactttaaataaaaaacatatataacatgttttaaataataaaatattaaaataaaataataatatatcaaataaaatcattaaaaaatatactaaagtcaatttaatattatttattatatatttaaatatattttttaattttttatttaaaataaaattaaaactgtaaataattgtgaattaaaagaaaaaatagatttaaaaatagaaaaagggttaacaaaacaaaaatagggGTACGAATTgaaaaaaatcagttttttaaaataaaaaaacatgttgaagtagtaaacctttaaaaaaataaaagttttataactttaaattaataaaaaaaagtcttaaataattttatgacttcggtttaagaaaaataattttttttacaattgtataaaaagataatatttaaattgaagttataaataattttacgactTCAGTAGTGATACctattattactttattttagataattttttaaaatatattttccatttgaaaaattaagaaattttttacccctaattaataaaaatgccatttttttctttgcacTTTTCGAAATACTAATCTTCGTTGCCCAACCTGAAATCTTCTTTAATGAGAGTATCACTCAAAGTATCAACTTATTCTTCTCAATgtaattttaaagttaaattaatatatatatatatatatagttaaattatatatatatatatatatataatagtgtaAGCATAATAAGagacttaattattaatttgttgtttaaatgattttatttgtattttaaattttaaaagagttCAATTTTGGTCCCCAAATTggaccaaaatttaaaaaaggttCCCGAAAATTGttcttcttaaaaaatttaaattaaattatttaaaataatataatcaaattaatttatttaaaaaaaataaagacttagatcaaattgattatttataaaaaaatatattgaatttttttaaaatctaaaagtcaatttaaattatttaaaataatctggaacaaaattgataattaagccCTATTAATACTACCGTTACCTGGTGACGCTGTAGAGCAATTAGTTCTCTTTCGTTCAGAGGTGGAGGCTCTTGGGGTTTCCGTTTCCGTTTTCTGAGAGAGGAACTATCGGTGGAGGAGACGGAGTTGGGGATTTGAAGAAACGGGAATAGTAGGTAGAAGGAGAAACGGTGGTAGGAACGATTGAGAACGCGGACGGGGTCGACGAAAACGAACCTGGCTGGGATAGTGACGCCCATTTCTAACCAGTTTCGAAAAGGTTCGCTCATGCTGGAGGGAGCATCCGCACTTAGTGATCGGTCCGCTAGTTCGTGCAAATCCGAATAAGTTATCACGGACCAGCCACATGCAGGGAAACTTGCACGTGTGATTCTTCCGAACAAGAGAGGTTTGATGCTTTTGAATTCATTGTATTAATTCCACTTCCTACTCGCAGTATGCTCTTTATGATCTCGGCTCATGATTCAATTGCcatgtatttcttttttctttttttcagggTTATTCACTGGCATTTTAGAAAGTGCAATCGCTACTGATGGACATGGTcgataataatcaaaataagcAAAGACCAGGGTTTTCAAGAAAGCTTGGTGTCAATGAAAAAGTGGAGGTAAcacctatttttttcttccctttttcttgttgttgtcttcttttgaaaaagaataaaaaaaaattgtggggtACCGTATCCTGTTGTCgcatccttttctttttcttgttaagtttttttattggctttctaatttctattgtttgtgcatgtgtttctttttttggtttttggtttttggtttacgtttctgttcttctttttttttttccttgattgGGTCTGACGTCGTTTCATAGTTTTTTAGGCACATTACCTATGACATTGTCGTTTTCGTTATTCAATTCCCTTTTTCGCCACCGTGCATGCAAAGTGAAAGTGCTTTTTGATTTGTCGCTCTATTTTTAGGCTACCGTAACACGGTGTCGTTTTTGGTTTGCAAAGTTTGGATTTTTCCCTTGTGATCACTTGCTTTGGTAGTAGGAAACATGAGTGagtggttttttattttatttttttatccggGATTCTTTTGAAATTTGGAAAGTTTTGGAATTTTGCAGGTGAGGAGTGTGGATTTGGGGTTTCTAGGATCATGGCACCCTGCGACAGTTATACAGTGTGAGAAGCTGAAGCGGCATGTCAGATATAACAATGTTTTGGATGATAGTGGGGTGAATTATCTTGAGGAGGCAGTGAGTGTTTCAGAAGCTTTGGATGGTGATAATGAATGTTACAGCTACTCGCGTGGATCCATTAGGCCAATGCCTCCTTTGGTTGAGTTTGAGAGAGGGGACCTTAAGTTCGGTCTGTGTGTTGATGTGAACTATGAGGAAGCTTGGTGGGAAGGTGTTATATTCGACGACCACTGTGACGGAATGGAGAAGAGGAGTGTGTTTTTTCCCGACTTGGGTGATGAAATGCAAGTTGGAATTCATCAGTTGCGGATTACTCAGGACTGGCATGAAGTTACTGGGGAGTGGGAGCAGCGGGGGAACTGGGTGTTTCTTGATTTGGTTGAGGAGCAGAAGAGGAAATCGTTTGTTGCAGTTTCGGCTAAGCAGATTTGGTATGATGTACGCATAAAAAATGGATTTGAGAAGATTCGAGAGTGGACATGTAATATGAAGTACTTGTGGAGAAATCTGGTAATGGAGGTAATTAATGACTACTTATCTCTTACGGTAAATGAAGTTATCTTAGTGTTGAATCTTCCATGGAGTTTATTAAATGAAGCACCGGAGCCCGAATCTGTTGAAGCTATGGCTAGTGTTGACTTAAGCGTGACCTTTCCTGATAAGGAAATTGTTGTGCAGAAAGAACCAGTTCCTCCTGTTAAAGAGGTCTTACCCAAGTTGCAAAAAGAAATTGGCCCCTGTGGTGCTTTCTGGTCTGAAGAAAGTAGAGAAAATAAATCCTCAACTCATTTAAGGTCACACTATTGGAAACCTCTGAAGTTGTCTGAAGTTGCATTATGCCCTGATGCTGTTAGGGAATATCTACTTGCTCCCAACCGAGCAGATAAGGCATTGTGGAtggaaaaattacaaaaacatctTGTATGTCTTGGATGGAAAATTGAGtggtcaaataaaaataatattaagcgTTACAGGTATAATGTTCCTGATAAGCAGGGCAAAAAGTTTTACCTTTCGCTCATTGAAGTTTGTAGAGATATGGAAAAGGACCCCGGCACAAACTCCTTGCAGCTCCAAAATGATCAGAGTATAGTTGATCCTACAGTAGACTGTCATCTTCCAGATGTGCCTCTTAATCCATCAGAAAATATTCAGAATCCAGATATCTTTCCTCCAACTATTTCATCTTCTCTGGTTGAAGATGAAGTTGAAGATGTACCTAAGTTTTGTCCTGAGGCTGTTGAGCAGTATTATCGCTCGTATATATCCAACATGAGTCGGGCTGATAAAAAACAATGGATACTGAAAGCAAAGAACCATTTGTTAGCCGAAGGATGGATTTTTGACTATCCACCTCCAACTAATAAGAAAAGGGGAATAATATACATTTCTCCACTAAATCGAAGATTCCCAACACTCCATGCAGCATGCAGATTTTGTATGGGAAAAAGTATTTCTAAATTGGCTAGGTCTGACATGAAACATTTAAATGTCTCAGGCatgaatgaagaaaatgttGATCAGGTTTGGAGCGGGGATCTAGTTTGTAGATCAGCTGGAAATCTAGTTTGTAGATCAGCTGGAAATCGAAAGCGAAAGAGCTTGGGGAATTCAAAGGCCAACATACCCAAGTGCCAAAGCAATGGATTGGCTCTACGGGTGCTAAGATCAAAAAAGAGGGCACAAAAGGTGTCTGCCCCTTCTCTTATAAATCATAAACCTCTGAATGTTCTGTCTTACTTGATAGACAACAGCATCATCTTACCAAGGTGTAAGGTTTATTATAAGGTGAAAGGCAGGCACCGTAAAGTCTGTACTTTGGCTGATGGGAAAATAACTCGTGATGGAATCAAGTGTAACTGTTGCATGGGAATATACAGTTTTGTTGGCTTTGAAAATCATGCTAGTGGTAGTAGTACTTGCAGACCCTCTGCTAGGATCTTTTTGGAAGATGGTAGATCACTATTAGATTGCCAGATAAAAATGATGCATGATCATAAGACAAGGGAAACTACTGGAAAATCATTCAGTGGTTTGTCTCTAGTTGAGAATGACTACATTTGTTCTGTTTGTCACTATGGTGGTGAACTTATTTTATGTGATAAATGCCCGTCTTCATTTCATAAGACATGTCTTGGTTTGGAGGTAGATTAACCATTTTCCTTCTCAATCATGCTATACTTAGTGCTATATTGTTTTtacttattatataaaattattttggtaCTTTGATATTGATAATTGGTCTTGGATCTGAGTTGCTTCCTTTGGCTtgttttattgctttttttttcttttctataggACATCCCTAATGGTGACTGGTTTTGTCCATCATGTTGTTGTGGGATTTGTGGCCAAAGGAAAATTGACGGAGATGATGAGGTTGGACAATTACTTCCTTGCATTCAGTGTGAACATA encodes:
- the LOC100814680 gene encoding uncharacterized protein isoform X2 — translated: MDMVDNNQNKQRPGFSRKLGVNEKVEVRSVDLGFLGSWHPATVIQCEKLKRHVRYNNVLDDSGVNYLEEAVSVSEALDGDNECYSYSRGSIRPMPPLVEFERGDLKFGLCVDVNYEEAWWEGVIFDDHCDGMEKRSVFFPDLGDEMQVGIHQLRITQDWHEVTGEWEQRGNWVFLDLVEEQKRKSFVAVSAKQIWYDVRIKNGFEKIREWTCNMKYLWRNLVMEVINDYLSLTVNEVILVLNLPWSLLNEAPEPESVEAMASVDLSVTFPDKEIVVQKEPVPPVKEVLPKLQKEIGPCGAFWSEESRENKSSTHLRSHYWKPLKLSEVALCPDAVREYLLAPNRADKALWMEKLQKHLVCLGWKIEWSNKNNIKRYRYNVPDKQGKKFYLSLIEVCRDMEKDPGTNSLQLQNDQSIVDPTVDCHLPDVPLNPSENIQNPDIFPPTISSSLVEDEVEDVPKFCPEAVEQYYRSYISNMSRADKKQWILKAKNHLLAEGWIFDYPPPTNKKRGIIYISPLNRRFPTLHAACRFCMGKSISKLARSDMKHLNVSGMNEENVDQVWSGDLVCRSAGNLVCRSAGNRKRKSLGNSKANIPKCQSNGLALRVLRSKKRAQKVSAPSLINHKPLNVLSYLIDNSIILPRCKVYYKVKGRHRKVCTLADGKITRDGIKCNCCMGIYSFVGFENHASGSSTCRPSARIFLEDGRSLLDCQIKMMHDHKTRETTGKSFSGLSLVENDYICSVCHYGGELILCDKCPSSFHKTCLGLEDIPNGDWFCPSCCCGICGQRKIDGDDEVGQLLPCIQCEHKYHVRCLENGAADISTRYLGNWFCGKDCEKIYEGLHKLLGEPVSVGVDNLTWTLVKFINPDSCEHDSSKSDLLAESYSKLNLAISVMHECFEPLKESLTNRDLVEDVIFSRWSELNRLNFQGFYTVLLERNEELISVATVRVYGKKVAEIPLVGTRLQYRRRGMCHILIEELEKKLKQLGVERLVLPAVPSVLETWTRSFGFAKMTNLERSQFLDYTFLDFQGAIMCQKLLTNNNPSPNPVLLTESQAKCDVSSGSCCANLSESSPVCELYQVEEIDLGGMMNHQME
- the LOC100814680 gene encoding uncharacterized protein isoform X1, whose protein sequence is MDMVDNNQNKQRPGFSRKLGVNEKVEVRSVDLGFLGSWHPATVIQCEKLKRHVRYNNVLDDSGVNYLEEAVSVSEALDGDNECYSYSRGSIRPMPPLVEFERGDLKFGLCVDVNYEEAWWEGVIFDDHCDGMEKRSVFFPDLGDEMQVGIHQLRITQDWHEVTGEWEQRGNWVFLDLVEEQKRKSFVAVSAKQIWYDVRIKNGFEKIREWTCNMKYLWRNLVMEVINDYLSLTVNEVILVLNLPWSLLNEAPEPESVEAMASVDLSVTFPDKEIVVQKEPVPPVKEVLPKLQKEIGPCGAFWSEESRENKSSTHLRSHYWKPLKLSEVALCPDAVREYLLAPNRADKALWMEKLQKHLVCLGWKIEWSNKNNIKRYRYNVPDKQGKKFYLSLIEVCRDMEKDPGTNSLQLQNDQSIVDPTVDCHLPDVPLNPSENIQNPDIFPPTISSSLVEDEVEDVPKFCPEAVEQYYRSYISNMSRADKKQWILKAKNHLLAEGWIFDYPPPTNKKRGIIYISPLNRRFPTLHAACRFCMGKSISKLARSDMKHLNVSGMNEENVDQVWSGDLVCRSAGNLVCRSAGNRKRKSLGNSKANIPKCQSNGLALRVLRSKKRAQKVSAPSLINHKPLNVLSYLIDNSIILPRCKVYYKVKGRHRKVCTLADGKITRDGIKCNCCMGIYSFVGFENHASGSSTCRPSARIFLEDGRSLLDCQIKMMHDHKTRETTGKSFSGLSLVENDYICSVCHYGGELILCDKCPSSFHKTCLGLEDIPNGDWFCPSCCCGICGQRKIDGDDEVGQLLPCIQCEHKYHVRCLENGAADISTRYLGNWFCGKDCEKIYEGLHKLLGEPVSVGVDNLTWTLVKFINPDSCEHDSSKSDLLAESYSKLNLAISVMHECFEPLKESLTNRDLVEDVIFSRWSELNRLNFQGFYTVLLERNEELISVATVRVYGKKVAEIPLVGTRLQYRRRGMCHILIEELEKKLKQLGVERLVLPAVPSVLETWTRSFGFAKMTNLERSQFLDYTFLDFQGAIMCQKLLTNNNPSPNPVLLTESQAKCDVSSGSCCANLSESSPVCELYQVEEIDLGGMMNHQMEYTCAGKNNQVIGAIDLVTIVEQPSPGDQQCQNGTTSLECSIDNNGLYKCVYTRRKVRKSCEGFSMPS